Proteins co-encoded in one Candidatus Zixiibacteriota bacterium genomic window:
- a CDS encoding phosphatidate cytidylyltransferase has product MAALVIPTGYYVLGLSPRQALAILIPIALAMLLIDISRLRQWAFWRNFASRIGGQMVRGHEQLGDFTGATYILISVCMTIAMYSKPVAIAAIAFIIVGDTFAALVGRKFGRHRFGRKSVEGSVACLVGTALVAVLAPGLTLTVALVGATVATITEAVSLKVDDNISVPIVSGLAMTLLQRILESS; this is encoded by the coding sequence ATGGCAGCCCTCGTGATCCCGACGGGCTATTATGTCCTCGGACTGTCTCCCCGCCAGGCCCTGGCCATTCTGATCCCGATCGCGCTGGCGATGCTCCTGATCGATATCTCGCGCCTTCGTCAATGGGCCTTCTGGCGGAATTTCGCCTCGCGGATTGGCGGCCAAATGGTGCGCGGTCATGAGCAGCTCGGCGATTTCACCGGCGCCACGTACATTCTCATCTCAGTGTGTATGACTATTGCGATGTACAGCAAGCCGGTGGCGATCGCCGCGATCGCGTTCATCATAGTCGGCGATACCTTCGCCGCCCTGGTCGGACGCAAGTTCGGCCGGCACCGGTTTGGGCGCAAATCTGTCGAGGGTTCCGTGGCGTGCCTGGTAGGCACGGCTCTGGTCGCAGTGCTTGCGCCTGGTTTGACTTTGACGGTCGCTTTGGTGGGGGCGACTGTGGCCACGATCACCGAAGCAGTCTCGCTCAAAGTAGACGATAACATCAGCGTGCCGATTGTCTCAGGTCTGGCGATGACATTACTCCAGAGGATACTCGAAAGCAGCTGA
- a CDS encoding peptidylprolyl isomerase: MRVCVGLGLTLVTCSLIFSGCGGPPPVGWDTLERLNYNVVEAEPGLRIPAKHLYELIYFSRVSSVGGPVSDSVIQAFRDSVTVDTLIGLTVDEFELGKHWYQYREYRDRTNAALEHLFWTNQVGSTIAIDSQEVIDYYHSHAEEFSLPEQVNIYHILSSPLGFRQGRDSLLVARFTREDLDAFAEVFVHRLYQLLEYGEPFQNVAFNFSHDVMSREKGGHLGWTRRGVYVDPFDSIAFSLQDGEYSVPYKDADGWHMLYRAAYNPGGPQPLDSSWVYTRAYNAVFNIKGSGRANRIVDSLRSAAVFEYNDLLLTDTIVHLVADSVWAAVVNKTDTVDFFRLKGLEDDYRKSYQVSNTTPDMRRLMVMHAAGPLIIVQAARSLGLDTLPNHRATERQVWRETVKALRLALLYNPDTWAPSDSAVAQYYQEHYHVFNPPLFIRAEQLLVQEEELAHFLREQIQSGFTLPYLAEYYGREEGYSVIYENMGVVKEGSVDPVLFDALRRTHASRVTKVVRTPRGYHIARVLEREYPQSLDMAAGAIRSLLIEQYRRQKWFDFRDELFRKQQVRFPGVLPPFELPRLSQRNHPRTLPRPSSDSYF, translated from the coding sequence ATGCGCGTTTGTGTTGGCCTCGGCCTGACGTTGGTGACTTGCAGCCTGATTTTCAGCGGTTGCGGGGGTCCGCCGCCGGTCGGATGGGACACTCTCGAGCGCCTCAATTACAACGTGGTCGAAGCCGAGCCGGGCCTTAGAATTCCGGCCAAGCACCTCTATGAGTTGATCTATTTCAGCCGCGTGTCCTCGGTCGGCGGGCCGGTCTCCGATTCTGTAATTCAGGCATTTCGGGACAGCGTGACAGTTGACACGTTGATCGGTCTGACCGTTGACGAATTCGAGCTCGGCAAGCACTGGTACCAGTACCGCGAATATCGTGACCGCACCAACGCCGCTCTGGAGCACCTGTTCTGGACGAACCAGGTCGGGTCGACAATTGCGATCGACTCGCAGGAGGTAATCGACTACTACCACAGCCACGCCGAGGAATTCTCGCTGCCGGAACAGGTGAACATCTATCACATTCTAAGCAGTCCACTCGGGTTTCGCCAGGGACGAGACTCGCTGCTGGTGGCGCGCTTCACGCGTGAGGACCTCGATGCTTTCGCCGAAGTGTTCGTTCATCGGCTCTATCAATTACTGGAGTACGGCGAGCCATTCCAGAACGTAGCGTTCAATTTCTCACACGATGTCATGTCTCGCGAGAAGGGGGGACATCTGGGGTGGACACGACGCGGAGTTTACGTGGACCCGTTCGATTCAATCGCCTTCTCGCTGCAGGATGGCGAGTACTCGGTGCCGTATAAGGATGCCGACGGATGGCATATGCTCTACCGGGCGGCTTATAATCCCGGCGGTCCCCAGCCGCTGGATTCGTCATGGGTATACACCAGAGCGTACAATGCGGTTTTCAACATAAAAGGCTCGGGCCGGGCGAACCGGATTGTGGACAGCCTTCGTAGCGCCGCCGTATTCGAGTACAACGACCTGTTGCTGACCGATACGATTGTTCATCTCGTGGCGGATTCGGTTTGGGCGGCGGTTGTCAATAAGACCGACACGGTTGATTTTTTCCGGCTGAAGGGACTCGAGGACGACTACCGCAAGAGCTATCAGGTCAGCAACACTACTCCGGATATGCGTCGCCTTATGGTGATGCACGCGGCCGGCCCGCTCATAATCGTGCAGGCCGCCCGCAGCCTGGGGCTGGACACGCTCCCCAATCATCGGGCCACCGAGCGCCAGGTCTGGCGCGAAACTGTGAAAGCCCTGCGCCTGGCCTTGCTTTACAATCCTGACACCTGGGCGCCCAGCGATTCGGCCGTCGCGCAGTACTATCAAGAACATTACCACGTGTTCAACCCGCCTCTGTTCATTCGCGCCGAGCAGCTCCTGGTGCAGGAAGAAGAGCTGGCTCATTTCCTGCGCGAGCAGATACAATCGGGATTCACGCTGCCCTACCTGGCTGAATACTACGGCAGGGAAGAGGGGTATTCGGTTATCTATGAAAACATGGGCGTAGTTAAAGAGGGCTCGGTCGACCCAGTCTTGTTCGACGCGCTTCGGCGCACGCACGCCAGTCGGGTAACCAAGGTCGTGAGAACACCGCGCGGCTATCATATCGCCAGAGTGTTGGAACGGGAGTATCCGCAGTCGCTGGACATGGCGGCGGGAGCGATTCGCAGCTTGCTGATCGAGCAGTATCGGCGGCAAAAGTGGTTCGATTTCCGCGATGAACTATTTCGCAAGCAGCAGGTGCGGTTTCCGGGAGTGCTTCCGCCGTTCGAGCTTCCGCGCCTCTCCCAGAGGAATCACCCGCGTACCCTGCCCAGACCAAGCAGTGACTCCTACTTCTGA
- a CDS encoding type II secretion system F family protein: MPVFEYKGKTLAGAAVQGTMKANTRADLERVLRQNRIMVVSINKKAAEIDIKFGTGIKRVEISRFTRQFSTMIGAGLPMVQCLEILGAQTENKELAKVINQVREAVQGGATLSDAMKRHPKIFDELYTNMVEAGEVGGALDTILVRLAVYREKADQLIRKVKGAMVYPSVVMIVAALVTFGMLTFIVPVFAKMFAGLGAELPEPTKVVLAISHFLSSNILYLFFGSVGLLAVFLYWKRTPSGGMAVDKAMLRIPVLGNLVRKSSVARFTRTLATLLASGVSILEALDITAKTAGNKVVARAINRSVVAIAEGDTITGPLKTSGVFPPMVIQMIGVGEKTGGLDEMLNKIADFYDEEVDAAVSALTSVIEPVIIVFMGIVIGGIMIAMYLPMFDIIGKFN, encoded by the coding sequence ATGCCAGTTTTCGAGTACAAGGGCAAGACCCTGGCCGGGGCCGCAGTCCAGGGCACCATGAAGGCCAACACCCGCGCCGATCTGGAGCGAGTGCTGCGCCAGAACCGGATCATGGTGGTATCGATAAACAAAAAGGCCGCCGAGATCGATATCAAATTTGGCACCGGCATCAAGAGGGTCGAAATATCCCGCTTCACACGCCAGTTCTCGACCATGATTGGGGCCGGCCTGCCCATGGTGCAGTGTCTCGAAATCCTGGGCGCCCAGACCGAGAACAAGGAACTGGCGAAGGTAATCAACCAGGTCCGCGAGGCTGTACAGGGCGGCGCAACCCTCTCCGATGCGATGAAGCGGCATCCGAAAATATTCGATGAGCTCTACACCAACATGGTGGAGGCCGGTGAAGTCGGCGGAGCGCTCGATACCATCCTGGTCCGCCTTGCGGTCTACCGCGAAAAGGCCGACCAGCTCATTCGCAAGGTCAAAGGCGCCATGGTATACCCGAGCGTCGTTATGATTGTCGCCGCCCTGGTCACATTTGGTATGTTGACCTTTATCGTGCCGGTGTTCGCCAAGATGTTCGCCGGACTCGGTGCTGAGCTTCCCGAGCCCACCAAAGTGGTGCTGGCGATATCGCACTTCCTGAGTTCAAACATCCTATACCTGTTCTTTGGGTCGGTTGGTCTGCTGGCGGTGTTCCTTTATTGGAAACGCACCCCCAGCGGCGGTATGGCGGTGGACAAGGCTATGCTGCGGATTCCGGTCCTCGGTAATCTGGTCAGGAAATCGTCAGTGGCGCGTTTCACCCGCACACTGGCGACACTTCTGGCCTCAGGCGTTTCGATTCTGGAAGCCCTTGACATCACCGCCAAGACGGCGGGCAACAAAGTCGTGGCGCGGGCGATTAACCGCTCGGTCGTGGCCATCGCTGAGGGCGATACCATCACCGGACCGTTGAAGACGTCCGGCGTCTTCCCGCCAATGGTAATCCAGATGATCGGCGTCGGCGAAAAGACCGGCGGCCTGGACGAGATGTTGAACAAGATCGCCGACTTTTACGACGAGGAAGTAGACGCGGCCGTGAGCGCGCTGACCTCGGTGATCGAGCCGGTGATCATCGTGTTCATGGGCATTGTGATCGGCGGCATTATGATCGCGATGTATCTGCCGATGTTCGACATAATTGGAAAGTTCAACTGA
- a CDS encoding cold shock domain-containing protein, with protein MSKGRVKYFNENKGWGLIADRESDRDIYVHYTAIRMDGYKTLREGQEVLYEITHTDRGPQALNVTPQL; from the coding sequence GTGTCCAAAGGCCGAGTCAAATATTTCAACGAGAACAAAGGTTGGGGGTTGATTGCTGATCGTGAGTCGGATCGCGACATCTACGTTCATTACACTGCCATCAGGATGGACGGCTACAAGACTCTCAGAGAAGGACAGGAAGTCTTGTACGAAATCACCCATACTGATCGAGGCCCCCAGGCTCTCAATGTGACTCCGCAACTCTGA
- a CDS encoding GntG family PLP-dependent aldolase yields MKTIDLRSDTVTRPSPAMRQAIAAAEVGDDVFGDDPTVKELERYVAGLFGREAALFVPSGTMANQICLNVQSRPGWELLCDRECHVVNYEGGAPVLHSQLLVNLITTERGMITADMVRALIRPKNLHCPETKMVALENTHNHHGGTILPQDEIVKVREVCDEFGLVFHLDGARIWNVHVATGLSLPELTRPFDSISCCLSKGLGAPVGSMVVGSEDLINKARRRRKILGGGMRQVGILAAAGLYATKNNIPRLAEDHANARFLAERLAEIRALEVDMSRVQTNIILVNIVSGQSAEQVLALAKGVGVLAVPFGPKTLRFVTHLDASRADCEEAAGRLAEVLDR; encoded by the coding sequence ATGAAAACTATCGATCTCCGCTCTGACACCGTTACCCGACCGTCGCCGGCCATGCGCCAGGCCATCGCCGCCGCGGAGGTTGGCGATGATGTCTTCGGCGACGACCCCACGGTCAAAGAACTTGAAAGGTATGTAGCCGGTCTGTTCGGGCGCGAGGCGGCGCTGTTCGTGCCGTCGGGCACGATGGCCAATCAAATCTGCCTCAATGTGCAGAGCCGCCCCGGCTGGGAGCTGCTCTGCGATCGGGAGTGCCACGTGGTCAACTATGAGGGTGGCGCGCCAGTCCTGCACTCTCAGCTACTGGTCAACCTGATCACGACCGAGCGCGGCATGATCACCGCCGACATGGTCCGCGCCCTCATTCGCCCAAAAAACCTGCATTGCCCCGAGACCAAAATGGTCGCCTTGGAGAACACGCACAACCATCACGGCGGGACTATTCTCCCACAGGATGAGATTGTCAAAGTCAGGGAGGTCTGTGATGAGTTCGGGCTGGTGTTTCACCTTGACGGCGCCCGCATCTGGAATGTCCATGTCGCCACGGGGCTTTCGCTGCCGGAATTGACTCGGCCGTTCGATTCGATCTCGTGCTGTCTCTCCAAGGGATTGGGGGCGCCGGTCGGGTCAATGGTGGTCGGATCCGAGGATTTGATTAACAAAGCGCGGCGCCGGCGCAAAATTCTTGGCGGCGGCATGAGGCAGGTCGGCATCCTGGCGGCGGCCGGTCTGTACGCGACGAAAAACAACATCCCGCGTCTGGCGGAAGATCACGCCAATGCCCGCTTCCTGGCGGAACGGCTGGCAGAGATTAGGGCCCTCGAGGTCGACATGTCCCGGGTGCAGACCAACATCATTCTGGTGAACATCGTTTCCGGCCAGAGTGCCGAGCAGGTGCTGGCCCTGGCTAAGGGTGTCGGGGTGCTTGCCGTTCCTTTCGGGCCAAAAACACTCCGTTTTGTCACTCATCTCGATGCCTCCCGCGCTGACTGCGAGGAGGCCGCCGGTCGGCTGGCCGAGGTGCTGGACCGATGA
- a CDS encoding ATP-binding protein produces the protein MFLPLRLATYVVLIAIVVAWMHYPRYLHFQVILYSFVTLAFAISLALEKRSRLTRVTQVLIALQFLLEITLETGIIFVTGNLHSPFSALFVLTIVSAALAYRVAGTLVVASVVSAAYVLAIWLGLSNVAGQFSVKVFETIFSSNDLAFYGILLHLLVFYLTAFISGYLAERLSHQERQLHDASSALKRARLETDDILRHLNSGLLTVDAAGRIIYFNRAAERILGYTEENVKGMPCTEVFSERMPELAACLMTGVLSRSSYPRRELEIVDTSNRRVPVGLSTSILTEDFGELRGVIAIFSDLTEAKELEQKVRNSDRLAAVGELSASIAHEIRNPLAAISGSVEVLQKELQLDGENHRLMALITKESQRLNKILSDFLTYARMGRPAYNKVELCHVVADIRELLRRHEAVADNITLGFETDESIAYVFGDEDLIRQLLMNLAINACESFDGRPGDVTFRLERGPGENVIRLSVGDNGPGIEPRLQEKIFQPFYSTKKSGTGLGLAIVHRICNALRLRLDLDSLPGEGTTFTVWFSSYTLGRSIAPGLTPTDERASVAPF, from the coding sequence TTGTTTCTGCCGCTGCGACTGGCCACCTATGTGGTCCTGATCGCTATTGTCGTTGCCTGGATGCACTACCCCCGGTATCTGCACTTTCAGGTCATCCTCTACTCGTTCGTGACGTTGGCGTTCGCGATCAGTCTCGCGCTGGAGAAAAGGTCTCGTCTGACCCGGGTGACTCAGGTACTGATTGCTCTGCAGTTCCTGCTCGAAATCACGCTGGAGACCGGGATAATTTTCGTCACCGGCAATCTGCACTCGCCGTTTTCAGCCCTTTTTGTCCTTACTATCGTATCGGCGGCGCTGGCCTACCGCGTGGCCGGCACCCTGGTGGTGGCGTCAGTGGTGTCGGCCGCTTACGTTCTTGCCATCTGGCTTGGATTGAGTAACGTCGCCGGTCAGTTCAGTGTCAAGGTTTTCGAGACCATCTTCTCCTCGAACGATTTGGCGTTCTACGGTATCCTTCTGCACCTGCTCGTTTTCTATCTTACGGCATTCATATCCGGCTATCTGGCCGAACGGCTCAGTCACCAGGAGCGCCAGTTGCACGACGCTTCCAGCGCGCTCAAGCGGGCGCGGCTCGAAACGGATGACATCCTGCGGCACCTCAATTCCGGCCTGCTGACGGTCGATGCCGCCGGCCGCATCATATACTTCAACCGCGCGGCGGAACGGATTCTCGGCTACACCGAAGAAAACGTCAAGGGGATGCCCTGCACCGAGGTGTTCTCGGAGCGGATGCCGGAGCTGGCCGCCTGCCTGATGACCGGGGTACTATCGCGATCAAGCTACCCGCGGAGGGAGCTGGAAATTGTCGATACCAGCAACCGGCGTGTGCCGGTGGGGCTGTCCACCTCGATACTTACCGAGGACTTCGGCGAACTTCGCGGCGTGATCGCCATATTCTCGGACCTGACCGAGGCCAAGGAACTCGAGCAGAAAGTCCGCAACAGCGACCGACTGGCCGCAGTGGGCGAGCTTTCGGCCTCGATCGCTCACGAAATACGCAACCCCCTAGCGGCCATATCGGGGTCGGTTGAAGTCCTGCAAAAGGAGCTTCAGCTTGACGGAGAAAACCACCGGCTCATGGCCCTGATCACCAAGGAATCCCAGCGGCTCAATAAGATCCTCAGCGATTTCCTGACTTACGCCCGCATGGGGCGCCCCGCTTACAATAAAGTAGAACTCTGCCACGTGGTCGCCGACATCCGCGAGCTTTTGCGACGCCACGAGGCGGTGGCGGACAACATTACGCTTGGGTTCGAGACCGATGAATCGATCGCCTATGTTTTCGGCGATGAGGACCTGATCCGGCAACTGCTTATGAATCTGGCCATCAATGCCTGCGAGTCGTTTGATGGCCGTCCCGGGGATGTGACCTTTCGCCTGGAGCGCGGCCCGGGTGAAAATGTGATCCGCTTGAGCGTTGGCGACAACGGCCCCGGTATCGAACCGAGGCTGCAGGAGAAGATCTTCCAGCCATTTTACTCCACCAAGAAATCAGGAACCGGCCTGGGTCTTGCCATAGTCCATCGTATTTGCAATGCGCTGCGCTTGCGCCTCGACCTGGATAGCCTTCCCGGCGAAGGAACCACCTTTACGGTTTGGTTCAGCAGTTACACGCTGGGCCGTTCGATTGCGCCCGGCCTGACCCCTACCGATGAGCGCGCTTCAGTTGCGCCGTTCTAA
- a CDS encoding MBL fold metallo-hydrolase has translation MTQDSFTILGSSSGLPQANRACSGYLLDTGGSLSLIDCGGGVTSSFLRQGFDPLKLDRVFISHTHSDHCCELSLVIQMLHVLRANRRLDVFVPDEFVRPFLSWLNAVYMFPQHLALDLHIRGYADGFSFQGDRFELTAHANQHLEKAAEIIEQYDIPNRMQCHSFRIATEKARLFYSADIASFEEIIPHLRDLDYALIESTHIELSKLIQYAKSSSVKKYILTHLGSPEELDTLRGRIEAAGVGDITLAEDGLRLQL, from the coding sequence ATGACCCAGGATTCGTTTACCATTTTGGGGTCATCGTCGGGTCTCCCGCAGGCGAACCGCGCCTGCTCGGGGTATCTGTTGGACACGGGCGGCAGCCTCAGCCTGATCGACTGCGGGGGAGGAGTGACATCGTCGTTTCTAAGGCAGGGGTTTGACCCGTTGAAACTCGACCGGGTGTTTATAAGTCACACGCACTCGGATCACTGTTGCGAGCTTTCCCTCGTGATTCAGATGCTGCACGTGCTTCGGGCGAATCGGCGGCTCGACGTCTTCGTGCCCGACGAGTTTGTGCGCCCGTTTTTGTCCTGGCTCAACGCGGTCTATATGTTTCCGCAGCATCTCGCCCTCGACCTGCACATTCGGGGCTACGCTGACGGTTTCAGCTTCCAGGGCGACCGGTTCGAACTCACTGCTCATGCTAATCAGCACCTTGAGAAGGCCGCCGAGATAATCGAGCAATACGATATCCCCAATCGGATGCAGTGCCATTCGTTTAGGATTGCCACCGAGAAGGCGCGTCTTTTCTATTCGGCGGATATTGCCTCGTTCGAGGAAATCATCCCGCACCTGCGCGATCTTGACTACGCTCTCATAGAATCGACCCACATTGAGCTCAGCAAGCTGATCCAATACGCGAAGTCATCCTCCGTCAAAAAGTACATTCTAACCCATCTGGGCAGCCCCGAGGAGCTCGACACGCTTCGGGGGCGGATCGAGGCCGCCGGGGTGGGGGACATCACCCTGGCTGAGGACGGTCTCAGGCTGCAGCTTTGA